In Vanessa atalanta chromosome 3, ilVanAtal1.2, whole genome shotgun sequence, one genomic interval encodes:
- the LOC125076908 gene encoding uncharacterized protein LOC125076908 — MNIRPLSPELAEKARLELNEDPNRIASDIQYIKDWLSKQPHLRACTDDQWLVAFLRGCKYSLERTKEKLDLFYSLRGLAPEIYNVQHDDAKFDTFMNNGSYLMLLDTETPTSPRTAIIRPGKYDPDILNVADLYSVTSIIQKISLFTDDKSVISGIQWIIDLKDVKIGHLLQMTPTIMKKMVYSSQEAAPIRMKGTHFINAPAAFEIVLNTMKNFLNEKNRNRFYVYQNYEDFYNSVPKSILPKEYGGDSATIKEIIEYWNTKKIEYDSWLKEEMKNGTDESKRPGKPKTAESIFGVEGSFRQLDFDSHFVSSKTIIVSLIIRNKGLNMQIRPLCAELAKKAQDELNEDPARIASDVQHVKDWLSKQPHLRARKDDQWLVAFLRGCKYSLERTKEKLDLYYSMRTLAPELFNVRPGDKVFTDIMNIGTYLILPKSTTPDSPRVAIVRPGSYDPEKYKLSDIFSVSIVLQRILLMEDDATVISGVRTILDLEGVTLAHYLQMTPAMMKKMAVLSQDAAPMRMKGTHYINTPAGFETVFSAIKNLLNEKNRQRLYVHNKNYEEMYSHGISKDILPTEYGGNGGTIKEIIDHWKDKVQKYSSWLEEDLKYGTDESKRPGQPKTPESMFGLEGSFRQLNFD, encoded by the exons atgaatattcgaCCTTTGTCACCCGAACTCGCAGAAAAGGCCCGGTTGGAGCTGAACGAAGATCCGAATAGGATTGCGAGTGATATTCAATACATTAAGGATTGGTTATCAAAACAGCCGCACTTACGAGCCTgtacag ATGATCAATGGCTGGTAGCATTTCTTAGGGGCTGTAAGTACAGCCTCGAGAGAACAAAGGAAAAGTTGGATCTTTTCTATTCATTGCGTGGCCTCGCGCCAGAAATTTACAACGTCCAACATGACGACGCAAAATTTGATACATTTATGAATAACGG CTCATACTTAATGCTACTAGACACAGAGACTCCAACATCTCCGCGGACAGCAATAATTCGGCCCGGCAAATATGATCCCGATATTCTTAACGTCGCCGATTTGTACTCTGTAACGTCAATAATTCAAAAG atttcacTTTTTACTGACGACAAAAGTGTAATTTCCGGGATTCAATGGATAATCGATTTAAAAGACGTGAAGATCGGTCATCTGTTACAAATGACTCCAACGATCATGAAAAAGATGGTGTATAGCTCGCAG gaAGCTGCCCCAATACGTATGAAAGGAACTCACTTTATAAATGCACCGGCTGCCTTTGAGATAGTATTAAATACGATGAAGAAtttcttaaatgaaaaaaatcggAATAga ttctatgtatatcaaaattacgaagatttttataatagtgtACCTAAGTCAATTCTGCCCAAGGAATACGGAGGCGATTCTGCgactataaaagaaataatag AGTATTGGAATACAAAAAAGATAGAATACGATTCATGGTTAAAGGAAGAGATGAAGAACGGAACGGATGAATCGAAACGACCAGGGAAGCCGAAGACAGCAGAGAGTATATTTGGAGTTGAAGGATCTTTCCGTCAATTGGATTttgatt CTCACTTCGTTTCGAGCAAGACGATCATTGTTTCACTGATAATCCGAAACAAAGGACTGAATATGCAAATTCGGCCTTTGTGTGCTGAGCTTGCTAAGAAAGCTCAAGATGAGCTTAATGAAGATCCAGCGAGGATAGCGAGTGATGTGCAACATGTCAAGGACTGGTTGTCGAAGCAACCACATTTGCGCGCTCGAAAAG ATGATCAATGGCTGGTAGCTTTCTTGCGTGGGTGTAAGTACAGTCTTGAGAGAACAAAAGAGAAGTTGGATCTCTATTACTCGATGCGTACTCTCGCTCCGGAGCTTTTCAACGTCCGGCCTGGTGATAAAGTTTTTACAGATATTATGAATATAGG TACTTATTTAATACTGCCAAAATCTACGACGCCAGATTCACCACGGGTAGCAATTGTTCGGCCCGGTAGTTATGATCctgaaaaatacaaattatcagATATATTTTCTGTCTCTATCGTGCTTCAAAGG ATATTGCTAATGGAGGATGATGCCACTGTTATATCTGGTGTTCGCACAATATTGGATTTAGAGGGGGTGACATTGGCTCATTATCTTCAAATGACCCCGGCTATGATGAAGAAGATGGCGGTTCTTTCGCAG gATGCTGCCCCAATGCGTATGAAAGGAACTCACTACATCAACACGCCAGCAGGATTTGAAACTGTATTTTCAGCTATTAAGAATTTGCTCAATGAAAAGAATAGGCAAAGa ttATACGTCCACAACAAAAATTACGAAGAGATGTATAGTCACGGTATAAGTAAGGATATTTTACCGACTGAATACGGTGGCAACGGTGGAACTATCAAAGAAATAATTG aTCATTGGAAAGATAAAGTACAAAAGTATAGTTCATGGTTGGAAGAAGACCTGAAATACGGAACGGACGAGTCAAAAAGGCCTGGACAGCCGAAAACTCCCGAGAGCATGTTTGGACTAGAGGGTTCTTTTCGACAACTAAACTTTGATTAG